A single Lolium perenne isolate Kyuss_39 chromosome 6, Kyuss_2.0, whole genome shotgun sequence DNA region contains:
- the LOC127306880 gene encoding probable WRKY transcription factor 12, protein MHICMDQGIQLGMPYSLPNLHVPDHYYTTPIPLSPLELPCHPKLLQMQFDQNEEALMISSEHCGLYPLPALYRHSSSTNHPAQTIVFEKPTAGFVPSFGAEEVSTSVTMRAGFEGASCNGHAGTWWRGSMAGEKGKMKLRRKMREPRFCFQTRSDVDVLDDGYKWRKYGQKVVKNSLHPRSYFRCTHSNCRVKKRVERLSTDCRMVITTYEGRHTHSPCDDTSSSGDHTTTCFSSF, encoded by the exons ATGCATATATGCATGGATCAAGGAATCCAATTGGGGATGCCTTACTCTCTTCCTAACCTCCATGTGCCAGATCACTACTACACCACCCCTATTCCTCTTTCTCCACTTGAACTACCTTGCCATCCCAAGCTTCTCCAGATGCAATTCGACCAGAACGAGGAAGCCTTGATGATCTCCTCTGAACATTGTGGGCTATACCCGTTGCCCGCGCTTTACCGCCACTCCAGCTCCACCAACCACCCCGCACAGACCATCGTTTTCGAGAAGCCCACCGCCGGTTTCGTGCCCAGTTTTGGGGCTGAGGAG GTGAGCACCTCGGTGACGATGAGAGCTGGCTTTGAGGGTGCTAGCTGTAATGGTCATGCCGGTACATG GTGGAGGGGTTCCATGGCAGGGGAGAAGGGGAAGATGAAgctgaggaggaagatgagggaGCCGAGGTTCTGCTTCCAGACCAGAAGCGACGTTGATGTTCTGGATGATGGATACAAGTGGAGGAAATACGGGCAGAAGGTTGTCAAGAACAGTCTACATCCCAG GAGCTACTTCAGGTGCACCCACAGCAACTGCCGCGTGAAGAAGCGTGTGGAGAGGCTTTCGACCGACTGCCGCATGGTGATCACCACGTACGAGGGCCGCCACACGCACTCCCCATGCGACGACACCTCCTCTTCCGGCGACCACACCACCACCTGCTTCAGCTCCTTCTAG